The DNA segment GGGCTCAGAAGCCGGAATCCCACCCCCTGGCCAATTACCGCTACGCAGGTGAACGGAGCCGGCGCCCGCCCGCCGTGCGCTAAGGGATTCGTTCCCAGGAGGGTCCAGGAgccgcggggctgggcgggcgggcgcggggccggctCTTACCGGACAACAGACCCGCGTGACGTAATTCGGGTGACGGTGCGGAGGGTAACGAACCGCCGGCTGCTGACgccttgcctgctgctgctcctcgccAGGTTCCGACAGCTGGACGCCCGCCGAGAGGCAGCTGTTCAAGAAGGCTTTCTGCGTGCACGGGAAGGATTTTTACCTCATCCAGAAGGAGGTAAAGCCTCGAGCCGGGGGCGGCTCCGGGACGAGCCCGcgctgctccctcctgccccgtgcccccgcgGGCTGGGCCAGGCGGTGGCGGAGGACGCCGGGGGGATGGTTCAACCCCGGCGGGGCTAAAACTCGTTAGGGAAGGCGGGAACTAGCGGGGCTCCCCTCCAGAACGATCAGCGTCAGTGGACAGCTCCCCAGAATAATAACCACCGTCACTGGTGGCGCTCCAAGGTGTGGCTTGTCTGGGTGGTGACCTCGAAGGGGAGAGAGCAAGCGTGGATTCGTGGGGTTAGCAGAAGCCAGAGAAGCCCGCGATGTGATTCTGGGTTTAACGGCTTTCTAGCACCGAGAGCTCCGTTCCTCTCGTGCTGACAGCCTCAACCCAGAGCCAGATTTCCAGATTGTTTCCGTGTTTTCTTTGAATCGTGTGCCTTGCTAAAAAGGCCGGGCGCTGGGTGCCCTgacctgcagggcagcaggacgCCCCCGCGGCTGTGGCAGGGCGGAGGCGTTTGGGCTGTGTGGAAGGTGCCGGgtgccctcccagctcccccctCAGCCCTTTTGCTCCGTTCTGCCCCCGCCGCTGTGCCCGGGGCTCCCGGGGCACCGCTGGGATAACCGGAGGGGAAGGCAACTGCCGGGGGAATGTCGTGTCGCCGCCCGCGGCGTCCTGCTGCGGCGCTTCCCTCACGgactgcttctgtttctctcacGTTAGATTCAGACTAAGAATGTGTCCCAGTGTGTTGAGTATTActatatctggaaaaaaaaaataaagtttgacCGCGGTCGAGCTCACGTAATAGACAAAAAAGCCAGGAGAGACAAGGATGAGGTGGAAGAGGCTGAAGAAAAGGTAGACGGACTGGGGGTTGACGCGAGGTGCGGCTCCGCAGCGCGGGCGGAGTGCGAGGCCGGAGCGGTCCCGGCCGGAGCGCTCCCGTTTGGTTCTGCTGCCGCTCCTCTTTTTGGGTGGAAGAGGGCTTTTTGTGTGCCGGGGGCTGGAAAAGCCGCCCGGTGCTGGCAGGTGGGCTTCGAGCCCTGCGCAGACTCCGGAGGACGGAGCCTCCCTCGCCTCCAGCGGTGTCGGTGTCGCTCCCCCTGCCCGTGTTTCCTCCCCGTCCCCCCAGGTTTTCAGCCCGCTGACGTTCACCCTCGTGCTTTTGTCCCGCCCTCTCATTTCTTGGGCAGTTTAGAGAGTTTTCAAgccaatatttttaattaaccgCCCCCTGACTGTGTTCCTGGCGGGAAGGCGAGGCTAAGAAAGGCCGTCCCGTCCGCAGACTGCCGGCAGCCCGAGGAAGAGGCACCGCCTGCTGCCGAAGCAGAGGAGCTGTAGGAAGATGGCCGGCGGTCCCGGCGAGCCTCCCCACGCGTCCGGCCGCGTGGGCGACCGGAACTCGTTTCCCTGCAGGGAGTGCGAGAGGTAGGTGGCAGCCTTCCCTCCGGCagcccgctccgctccgctcccggGGCGTTCAGCTAACGACGAGAGCCGCGACGAGTTTCTTACCCCGCCTTCCAGGGTGTTTGACAAGATCAAAGGCCGCAACGCCCACATGAAGCGCCACCGCCCGCCCGCGGAGCCCCTGCTGAGGATCCCCTGGCCCTTGGAGCACCTCCCAGGCCAGGCCGGGCCGGACGAAGGCCACCAGGCGCTGCCCTCCGCCGCCGGGACCTGGGGGGCCGTGCTTTCGGAGTAGCCGCGAGGCCGGCGGCCTCCCCTGGGGCCTCCTCTCCGGCCTCCCAGCGGCTGCCGAGCTCGGAGGAGCCGTGGGCGGCGCGGCACCACCCTGAGAAGCTCTTCCTGCTGTGGACCAGCACTCGGCGAAGACGTGAGGAGCGTTGAGCGCCCGCGGGGAGCGCTGCCCGAAGGGTTTCGGGAGGAAAAGCCGCGGCTTCGGGTGCGCGGCGCGGTTGAAAAGCTTATTTGGGTTTTCTCAGCGGTTAGCACCGGTGGTTGGTGCCGAGTTTGACGGAGGGACCTGCGAAGGCATCGAACGCCCCTCCTTGTACCAACGCCGCACAGACGCGGGCTAAATTAAGCGCGCGCCTGGCACCGACTTGGGATCGTGCGTGGGTGGAAGAACGCCGCGGTCGTTGGCGGCTGCAGGATTGCTGTCGTACCGAGGCCGGAAGCTCCGGGCTTCTGCTCTCGCTTCGCTCCAGGTCCGGGTGCGCTGGGCCCCCGCTTTCTGGTGGGGATCTCGGGGTTTGGTTGTGGCAAGGAGGCGGTGGGGAAATCGGCGGGAGGCGGTCCCGGCGTTCAATAGCGTTTAAAGCGTGTTAAAAACGCGTTTAGTAGCGCGTCTCGCCGCGGAACGGAGAGCCGTGCGCAGCGTCGCAGGCCTGGAGCACCGCTCCTCTGCGCCGGCGCGTCGCGTTCCTTAATGCGCCTTCTGCTCAGGCGAATTAAAGTGGGTTCTCGAGAGCAGCTGTACAGCTTCTTGGGGCGCCCTCGCTGGTTACCCCGCAAGTAGTTAAACGCTTGAAGCAGCTCGTGTCGTGCCCGCTTGGTGGCGCTCCCAAGGCAAGCACGTGCGCTTCGGCGGGCCGCCGGGTGCCGAGCAGGCGTCGATGTTCTTCCAAGATCCCTCTCGAAGGTCGGCAGCGGAGCCTCGCGACCGCTCCGGCGTGGAATTGGCCGGTTTGCCGacgctccttccctccccaacGGCGGAGCCGTCCTCAGCCCCGGCCTCACGGCGCAGCAAGGGCCGAGTGGAGCTCCCCAGCGCGGCACCGGCGCGTCGAGCCCGAGCAGCGCAGCCAGAAGCGAGCCCGGTGCCTTCGCGCCTCCCCCTGAGCTCGCTCCTCGCCGCGGGGATCGCCAGAGCGGCGACAAAGAGGCGTGGGCAGGAGCGCGGGGAAACGCTCAGGGCCAAGAGCTCCGCGCGCCCGCTAGCGCGGGTTTCGCTGCCCGCTCCTCCTCGACTCCAGCAAGTCGAAGTTCTGGTGGAGGAAGAGGATTTGGTGCAGGTTCTCCGGCGCCAGCACGGCCCGGCGGTGCCGCAGGGCGCTCTCGCCGGCGGCGAAGGCTTGGTCCGGCGGCACGGCGGTGGCGGGCACGGCGAGGTACTGCCTGCTCAGCCTGGCCACGGCCGGGAAGCGGTGCTCGTTGCTCTTCCACCAGTCCAGCGGGTCGGTGCTGCGCTTGCAGAGTGGCTCCACGATGTAgttctccagctgctggtggaTCTCGGGCATGCTCTCGGTCGGGTCCTTCCCCAGGAGGATGTCGTACATGCTGTGGGACGGGGCGCCCGCGCTTCGCTCCTTGGGGGCCTCGCCCTCGGCTTTGTACCCCGAGCCGGGCGCCCAGGAGTGGGCGCCGGGCGGGGACTGGTGGCTGAAGGCCTGCGACAGCATCGTCTTGACCCTGCGGTGCAGCTCGCTTCTCAGGCCGGGGCTCAGGAACCTCAGCTCCTTGAAGCGCGGGTCCAGGAAGGAGGCGATGACGGCCGGGCTCTCcagcaccttctcctcctcGGCCAGCCCCCAGCGCCGCGTCAGCTCCGCGCGGATGTTGCCCACCACCGTCCTGACGGCCGCGCCGGCCTCCTCCGCCTGCTGGCCGATGGCGGCGACGATGCCGTGGACGCAGGGCATCAGGGCGGACACGGAGGCGTTCTGCTCCTCGCGCAGGAAGGACGCGGCGATCTTGATGGTCCTCAGCACCGCCACCAGGTCCTGCAGGAGCTTCCACTGGTGGTCGGCCAGGCTCTGGACGGCCGCTGCGCCGCGGGGGTGCTCCTCCAGCACCGACATGATGGCCCACTTGAGCTCCAGGAGGCTCTCGCACATCTCCATGGTGGTTATCCAGCGCGAGCCCGCGTCCAGCACCAGCTTCAGCTGGGACTTGTTGAGGGCCTCCAGCTTGCTGTTCAGGCAGCCGCTGGCCTTGGCGTCCTGCTCGAAGAACCTGACGATGCCGCGGGCGCCGCTCAGCGCCTCCTGCACCTGCTCCACCTCCAGCCCCGCCTCGATGCAGAGGTGGAGGACGCGAGCGGCGCAGCAGAGGCCGGCCCAGCCGTGCGCCgccggcggcggctgcgggctGTCGTGCACCACGCAGAACACCGCCTGGCTGGGCAGCCCGAACTCGGCCAGCACGGCGCGCAGCTTCTCCCCCAAACCGCCCTCGCCCTCGTCCCGGCGCGCCCGCTGCGTCTCCATCAGGCACCGCGCGCGCCGCCACTCGCCGTCGATGAAGCTGGCGGAGATGCTCAGGTAGCT comes from the Cygnus atratus isolate AKBS03 ecotype Queensland, Australia unplaced genomic scaffold, CAtr_DNAZoo_HiC_assembly HiC_scaffold_121, whole genome shotgun sequence genome and includes:
- the LOC118261598 gene encoding E3 SUMO-protein ligase ZBED1-like; amino-acid sequence: QEAMAEASARRPAPFSQRRPKAEGGGEPRPKEEAGDEPLPLAAQPYPQTAPEDIPAALGTYGVAASLGPAARRRRERSSGQEGAGGALCVDRRKSKVWNYYTKLGDAYVECNVCKKQLSFHNSTTTMREHLVRKHSIRDTPLAQLKDDQGPEPEAAAHEAKRPRQTPPESGPYHGAPCSDARAEVILELVLEMVFRDLHPLSVVRDKGFGLLLGYLEPAFALPAPARLAGMLRHRYGVVKQHVECYLQTAQALVVCLESWASRLGHSYLSISASFIDGEWRRARCLMETQRARRDEGEGGLGEKLRAVLAEFGLPSQAVFCVVHDSPQPPPAAHGWAGLCCAARVLHLCIEAGLEVEQVQEALSGARGIVRFFEQDAKASGCLNSKLEALNKSQLKLVLDAGSRWITTMEMCESLLELKWAIMSVLEEHPRGAAAVQSLADHQWKLLQDLVAVLRTIKIAASFLREEQNASVSALMPCVHGIVAAIGQQAEEAGAAVRTVVGNIRAELTRRWGLAEEEKVLESPAVIASFLDPRFKELRFLSPGLRSELHRRVKTMLSQAFSHQSPPGAHSWAPGSGYKAEGEAPKERSAGAPSHSMYDILLGKDPTESMPEIHQQLENYIVEPLCKRSTDPLDWWKSNEHRFPAVARLSRQYLAVPATAVPPDQAFAAGESALRHRRAVLAPENLHQILFLHQNFDLLESRRSGQRNPR